Proteins encoded in a region of the Sphingomonas sp. HMP9 genome:
- the infA gene encoding translation initiation factor IF-1, with protein sequence MAKEELLEMRGRVVELLPNAMFRVQLENDHEILGHTAGKMRKNRIRVLVGDEVLCELTPYDLTKGRITYRFK encoded by the coding sequence TTGGCCAAGGAAGAACTGCTCGAGATGCGCGGCCGCGTGGTGGAACTCCTCCCCAACGCGATGTTCCGGGTTCAGCTCGAAAACGACCACGAGATTCTCGGTCATACCGCCGGCAAGATGCGCAAGAACCGCATCCGCGTGCTGGTCGGCGACGAGGTGCTGTGCGAACTCACGCCGTACGATCTGACCAAGGGTCGCATCACCTACCGCTTCAAATAA